In Trichoderma breve strain T069 chromosome 4, whole genome shotgun sequence, the following proteins share a genomic window:
- a CDS encoding CNH domain-containing protein, producing MADYQYNSRAPAQRQRGYPDQNGNYQRDAAFSNIFGAAPPPGRSQTMTSSSVPPMLDQGRTHTMSSASGMRQPPPRPSQGYYDDRGQPPPRPRPGDNHMANGHYPGQRSASGGPQVLSSQAQYLQQQQQQARRPYPGPPGAAPPRFDSRGPPLPSGGPRAPVQRPYPGGQGPALNSDPYRSQSLASMPRPQMYPPAQNSYQQSSANHFRQAPYTQHAAQSRTTAQGRVVPDRHEDRSMSLTGVYHPQDRDGQQTMSGRVIPNRRAPAELTSGAGYPVQNTGYPPMPGTQTRTASMASSTSGADHGRTFSMASVASTIAPSESDSATLVHRPSRSKSIESERPTTATTKIRPPLVYPALLSRVAECFRQKIIVGDRTKNELTYKNAFSGSEAVDVLSYIIRTTDRNLALLLGRSLDAQKFFHDVTYEHRLRDSQSEMYQFRETLMDEPEGKNPVDGVFVLLSECYSPTCTRDQLCYSIACPRRLEQVSRLNLKVNPGGLRKEDSANVNDDEVDQTDEQKLWINSVPKEVADAVSEREKKRQEVISEICYTERDFVKDLEYLRDFWIIPLRSKASPIPLQRREKVVRNIFSNIIDHPSVHNVSSRFASSLTTRQQKDPIVQNIGDIFLEFVPQFEPFIYYGSKQLEAKFEFENERSVNPFFSKLVDEIERRKESRKLELNGYLTKPTTRLARYPLLLENVLKYTEDGNPDKEDIPKVLTIIRDLLGRVNAESGKAENRFNLRRLQEQLRFRPNERVDLKLTEDGRELVFKSQFKKSPTDPAELTAFLFDHAVLLVRIKQTGKAEEVKAYRRPIPLELLAIREMEEVIPSDGTVKRTSSSIIPVIRTNASEAKKGDGWPITFRHLGKAGYELTVYASNQAARKKWLEYIDAAQQRLRARADFFTTNIISSNFFVGTNQVNCVSPFDGGRKLLYGTDNGVYISDRKNKDAVPRRVLETTSVTQIDILEEYQLLLVLSNKTLQSYSLSALTSDDPALAKRPKKIQNHCSFFKTGICMGRHLVCCVKSSTLSTTIKVFEPNDAMTKGKKQKGLGKLMGGGFDELRPFKEFYIPTESSSVHFLKSKLCVACARGFEVVSLETLETQSLLDQADTSLDFVARKEGAKPIHIERLNGEFLLNYSEFSFFVNRNGWRARPEWRIDWEGSPQSFALSYPWILAFEPNFIELRNIENGAVHIVPHKNIRMLHSSTHEILFAYEDERGEDVVESIDFWQSNRRSDVFGLQPSQPTHPR from the exons ATGGCCGACTATCAATATAACTCACGGGCACCTGCCCAACGCCAGCGGGGGTATCCCGACCAGAACGGGAATTACCAACGAGATGCCGCGTTCTCAAACATCTTTGGCGCTGCCCCCCCTCCTGGGAGGTCCCAGACCATGACATCGTCCTCCGTCCCGCCAATGCTTGACCAAGGCAGGACACATACAATGTCGTCTGCCTCTGGTATGCGCCAACCGCCTCCTCGCCCCAGCCAGGGATATTATGACGACCGTGGGCAGCCACCACCAAGGCCTCGACCCGGCGATAATCATATGGCAAACGGCCATTATCCGGGTCAACGCTCTGCTTCTGGTGGACCCCAAGTTCTCTCATCCCAGGCACAATACttgcaacagcaacagcagcaggcaaGGCGCCCGTACCCAGGGCCCCCAGGCGCTGCGCCTCCACGGTTTGATTCTCGTGGCCCGCCGTTGCCATCTGGAGGTCCCAGGGCTCCAGTTCAGAGACCTTATCCAGGAGGACAAGGCCCTGCATTGAACAGTGACCCATACCGATCACAGTCTTTGGCTTCCATGCCTCGCCCACAGATGTACCCCCCCGCGCAGAATTCTTACCAGCAATCGTCCGCGAATCATTTTCGACAAGCACCCTATACGCAGCATGCTGCCCAATCCAGAACGACTGCTCAGGGCAGAGTTGTGCCAGATCGTCATGAGGATCGCTCAATGTCCTTGACTGGGGTTTATCATCCTCAAGATCGCGACGGCCAACAAACTATGAGTGGGCGAGTTATTCCCAATCGGCGGGCACCAGCTGAGCTCACCTCAGGGGCTGGATATCCAGTTCAAAATACTGGCTATCCCCCTATGCCAGGTACTCAGACGCGGACAGCAAGCATGGCCTCTTCGACTAGCGGTGCGGATCATGGAAGAACTTTCTCTATGGCCTCGGTGGCTTCAACGATAGCTCCATCCGAGTCTGACTCGGCCACACTTGTGCATAGACCATCGCGGAGCAAGTCAATTGAGAGCGAACGTCCGACGACTGCTACAACGAAAATCCGGCCCCCGCTTGTATACCCAGCTCTGCTTTCAAGAGTGGCTGAGTGCTTTCGGCAGAAGATTATTGTGGGCGACAGGACGAAGAACGAGCTCACGTATAAGAACGCCTTCAGTGGCTCAGAGGCAGTTGATGTGCTATCCTACATCATCAGGACCACCGATCGAAATTTGGCTTTACTGCTTGGTCGGTCCCTGGATGCGCAGAAGTTCTTTCACGATGTCACTTATGAGCATCGGCTGCGTGACTCACAATCAGAAATGTATCAATTCCGAGAAACTCTGATGGACGAGCCCGAAGGAAAAAATCCTGTCGATGGTGTCTTCGTTTTGCTCTCAGAATGTTACTCGCCTACCTGCACGAGAGACCAACTCTGCTATTCCATTGCTTGCCCTAGAAGACTGGAGCAGGTTTCTCGACTAAACCTGAAGGTTAACCCTGGTGGGCTGCGTAAGGAAGATTCGGCGAATGTCAATGACGACGAAGTCGACCAAACTGATGAGCAGAAGCTGTGGATCAATTCGGTGCCTAAAGAAGTCGCTGATGCGGTTAGCGagcgagaaaagaagaggcaagaGGTTATATCTGAAATATGCTACACCGAGCGAGATTTCGTCAAGGACCTCGAGTATCTCCGCGATTTCTGGATTATTCCTCTGCGGTCAAAGGCATCACCCATTCCCTTGCAGCGTCGAGAGAAGGTTGTCAGGAATATTTTCAGTAACATCATCGACCATCCAAGCGTCCACAATGTTAGCTCGCGATTCGCAAGCTCTTTGACGACTCGACAGCAAAAGGACCCCATTGTGCAAAATATTGGTGATATTTTCTTGGAATTCGTGCCACAATTTGAGCCCTTTATCTACTACGGCTCTAAACAGCTGGAGGCCAAGTTCGAATTCGAAAATGAGCGATCAGTCAACCCTTTCTTTAGCAAACTAGTTGACGAAATTGAGCGGCGGAAGGAGTCACGAAAATTGGAGCTCAATGGTTACCTTACCAAACCGACTACGCGTTTGGCCAGATACCCTCTACTACTGGAAAATGTATTGAAATACACGGAAGATGGTAACCCAGATAAGGAAGATATTCCAAAGGTCCTTACCATTATCCGAGATCTTCTCGGAAGAGTAAACGCGGAGTCTGGTAAAGCTGAGAACCGGTTCAACCTCAGGAGACTTCAAGAGCAGCTTCGATTCCGACCCAACGAACGGGTCGACCTGAAACTGACTGAAGATGGTCGCGAGCTTGTGTTCAAGAGCCAGTTCAAGAAATCACCAACGGATCCTGCCGAGCTAACAGCCTTCCTATTTGACCATGCTGTCCTACTTGTCCGTATAAAGCAGACTGGCAAGGCGGAGGAGGTTAAGGCCTATAGACGACCAATTCCGCTAGAACTGCTTGCAATtcgagagatggaggaagtCATCCCGTCTGACGGCACCGTCAAGCGCACATCTTCTAGCATCATACCAGTCATACGAACCAATGCGTCTGAAGCTAAAAAAGGAGATGGCTGGCCAATTACATTTAGGCATCTTGGCAAAGCTGGATATGAGCTTACCGTCTATGCCTCGAACCAGGCAGCACGTAAGAAGTGGCTGGAGTACATTGACGCCGCACAACAGCGCCTCCGGGCTCGTGCGGATTTCTTCACTACCAACATCATCTCAAGCAACTTCTTTGTTGGAACAAACCAGGTCAACTGTGTCTCGCCATTTG ACGGTGGTCGCAAACTTCTTTACGGTACCGACAATGGCGTCTACATCTCAGACCGCAAGAACAAGGATGCGGTGCCCCGACGCGTTCTTGAAACAACTAGCGTTACACAAATTGATATTCTTGAAGAAtatcagcttcttctcgttCTCTCCAACAAGACATTACAATCATATTCACTGTCTGCTCTGACGTCGGACGATCCTGCTCTGGCCAAGAGACCTAAGAAGATTCAGAACCACTGTAGTTTCTTCAAAACCGGCATCTGCATGGGACGGCATCTGGTCTGCTGTGTCAAGTCGTCAACCCTTTCTACCACGATCAAGGTGTTTGAGCCTAACGATGCTATGACGAAGGGTAAGAAGCAGAAGGGTCTCGGAAAGCTCATGGGTGGTGGCTTTGATGAGCTGAGACCCTTCAAGGAGTTTTATATCCCGACGGAATCGTCATCAGTTCACTTCCTGAAGTCAAAGCTTTGTGTGGCTTGTGCCAGGGGCTTTGAAGTTGTCTCTCTGGAGACTCTTGAGACCCAGTCGCTCCTTGATCAAGCGGATACCTCATTGGACTTTGTGGCCCGCAAGGAAGGAGCTAAGCCTATTCACATTGAACGCCTCAACGGAGAATTCTTACTTAACTATTCCGAATTCTCCTTCTTCGTTAACCGTAACGGATGGAGGGCTCGACCGGAATGGCGAATCGACTGGGAAGGCTCTCCTCAGAGCTTTGCGCTCAGCTATCCTTGGATTCTTGCGTTTGAACCCAACTTCATTGAGCTGCGCAACATTGAGAATGGTGCCGTACACATTGTACCGCATAAGAACATTAGAATGCTTCATAGCAGCACTCACGAG ATTTTATTCGCCTATGAAGATGAACGGGGAGAGGATGTGGTGGAATCTATCGATTTCTGGCAAAGCAACAGACGATCAGATGTCTTTGGTCTGCAGCCATCACAACCTACCCACCCGCGATAG
- a CDS encoding ATP synthase subunit C domain-containing protein — protein MESELAPKFAPFIGMGGIAAAMIFGCIGAAYGTAKSGIGIAGVGTFRPDLIMKCLIPVIMSGILAVYSLVIAVLIAEDLAAPSAKSYSLFTGFMHLGCGLSVGLTGLAAGYCIGIVGDSGVRAFMAQSRIFVGMVLILIFGEVLGLYGLIVALLLNTKS, from the exons ATGGAGTCAGAGCTTGCTCCCAAGTTTGCGCCGTTCATCGGCATG GGCGGCATCGCGGCTGCAATGATATTCGGAT GTATTGGTGCTGCATATGGCACGGCGAAATCAGGCATCGGTATTGCTGGCGTGGGAACCTTTCGGCCGGATCTCATCATGAAG TGCCTGATCCCCGTCATCATGTCCGGTATTCTGGCGGTTTATTCGCTTGTCATTGCCGTTCTCATAGCCGAAGATCTTGCCGCTCCTTCAGCGAAGAGCTACAGTCTATTTAC AGGCTTCATGCATCTCGGCTGCGGCTTATCTGTGGGATTAACTGGGCTTGCAGCTGGATACTGTATCGGTATTGTTGGCGATAGCGGTGTCCGTGCTTTCATGGCACAGTCTAGAATATTCGTTGGCATGGTGTTGATTCTTATCTTTGGCGAAGTTCTGGGTCTTTATGG ACTTATTGTTGCACTTTTGCTCAACACGAAGAGTTGA
- a CDS encoding binding domain of nse4/EID3 to nse3-MAGE domain-containing protein, with translation MSARNPEPPSAQSDGSEQPHHLPSRGRLAVRQREDSQDQTSAKRKRTDMASRDRDSTPGSTMDDDDLDDVYDPDQPLEERRKVQQGFRDLLRDITENSEEYLQGDSHGLHETILRANELSKQVRQTTEATIDSRLLVSTTDLSYRKTLRLTQGSLSQGLDVDDFISKCITYMRNGGGITSDQSLELSSTQRQRRRTIHDRSNDNDNDDVGDEGDMMNWAHLGRFACLPYIRRPALPGFLLGPLSVEKKARKAAKRNAPFRPNSLTETRPEILNVDDLAKKENDLTQTVADLITDDMDDEETTRIMHQHGLRSTGGIDLMRFVVNPKSFGQTIENLFYVSFLIRDGRVEIDFDEHGLPALAPVDRESDDTAAIRQATSKHQAILSMDMETWRDIIDTMGIKEPMIEHRPELTVSGPGARGWYG, from the exons ATGTCAGCCCGGAATCCAGAACCTCCAAGTGCACAGTCTGATGGCTCAGAGCAACCACACCATCTGCCCTCACGAGGAAGGCTAGCTGtgaggcagagagaagacTCACAGGACCAGACGAGCGCCAAACGAAAGCGCACCGACATGGCTTCGCGAGACCGAGACTCTACACCAGGTTCTAcaatggatgatgatgatctGGACGATGTGTATGATCCGGATCAGCCTCTGGAAGAGAGACGGAAGGTCCAGCAGGGATTCCGCGATCTCCTCCGTGACATTACAGAGAACAGCGAGGAATATCTGCAGGGTGATTCTCACGGCCTCCACGAGACCATCTTACGAGCCAACGAACTGTCCAAGCAAGTACGACAAACTACAGAAGCAACCATTGATTCACGGCTGCTTGTCAGTACGACCGACCTGTCATATCGGAAAACACTACGCCTTACTCAAGGCAGCCTATCACAGGGGCTTGACGTTGatgacttcatctccaaatgCATCACATATATGCGAAATGGTGGGGGGATTACGAGCGATCAATCTCTGGAGCTTTCAAGCACCCAGAGGCAGCGGAGGCGGACCATACACGATAGATCAAACGATAATGATAATGACGATGTGGGGGACGAGGGAGACATGATGAATTGGGCTCATCTCGGCcgttttgcttgcttgccaTACATTAGACGACCTGCGCTGCCCGGCTTCCTTCTAGGTCCGCTATCGGTGGAAAAGAAGGCACGCAAGGCAGCAAAGCGAAATGCCCCGTTTCGCCCAAATAGTTTAACGGAGACGAGGCCTGAAATTCTCAACGTGGATGacctggccaagaaggaaaacgACCTTACC CAAACAGTGGCAGACTTAATCACAGACGAcatggatgacgaggaaACTACTCGGATTATGCACCAGCATGGGCTTCGAAGTACAGGAGGAATCGACCTAATGCGATTCGTGGTTAACCCAAAGTCTTTTGGACAGACTATCGAGAATTTGTTCTACGTGAGCTTTCTAATCCGTGATGGGAGGGTAGAGATTGATTTCGATGAACATGGTCTCCCCGCGTTAG CACCAGTAGACCGAGAGAGCGATGACACCGCCGCTATTCGCCAGGCAACATCTAAGCATCAAGCTATTTTATCTATGGATATGGAAACATGGCGAGACATAATCGACACAATGGGCATCAAAGAGCCCATGATTGAACACCGACCCGAACTAACGGTTTCCGGCCCAGGAGCCAGGGGCTGGTATGGCTAA